The nucleotide sequence AGTGGCATCTCCCTCTGCTGCAGTCCTCTCCTTTGCTTCCTGGGATTTCGGCACTCCAACATCCAAATCCGCAAATTGATACAGCTGCGACATCCTCATCTCATTTTCCTGAGGAGCAGGCGGCAACGCCCCACGCAGAGGCAGCCCAGCACCATGCTCAGGCGGCGCGAAGGTCGTGTAGCTTATGCGGTGGGCGTACGTCAGGACGTCGTCCAGGTTGAGCTTGGAGTGCAGCGACGCGCCAAAGTCGCCGTCTGACACCGgctcggggtcgtccgccgccgcggcgccgcgcggGCGCTTGGGGTCGCGGCGGTAGTCGGCGTAGTCGTCGACGAGGCGGTCGAGCACGTGGTGCGCCTCGCGGAGCTTCTTGGCGAAGGCGAGGATCGAGGCGTCCTTGGCGCGCGCCTCGCGggcgaggcgcgcgcgcgcgtcctgCAGGTCGAGGGTCTCCTGCAGCTCGGCGACGGCCTCGAAGAGCTGGGTCTGGAGCGTGTTGAGCAGCGACAGCGCCTCCTTGGTGGAGGAGATCggggccgggagcggcggcggcggcgcggaggacggcgaggggAGGAAAGTGGGGAGTGACCCCCGGTACGCCGAGATCcacgcggcgcggctcggcgagAGCTCGAAGAGGTTGGAGGCGAGCGCGGAGATCAGCTGGAGGAGCGCCTGCGCccgcgggagcggcggcaggagcggcagcagcgacggcgATGTAGTTAGGGTTggtgcagcggcagcggcagcgcccacggccgccgccgcgctagGGTTGCcctgcggcggcgaggaggtgggaTTCCCCGCAGCCGGGTTGGgcgggagcgacggcgacgaggccgtcagccccagccgcgccggcgaggggtgGTGCGACTGCatcatcgcggc is from Oryza sativa Japonica Group chromosome 9, ASM3414082v1 and encodes:
- the LOC4347726 gene encoding mediator of RNA polymerase II transcription subunit 4; amino-acid sequence: MMQSHHPSPARLGLTASSPSLPPNPAAGNPTSSPPQGNPSAAAAVGAAAAAAPTLTTSPSLLPLLPPLPRAQALLQLISALASNLFELSPSRAAWISAYRGSLPTFLPSPSSAPPPPLPAPISSTKEALSLLNTLQTQLFEAVAELQETLDLQDARARLAREARAKDASILAFAKKLREAHHVLDRLVDDYADYRRDPKRPRGAAAADDPEPVSDGDFGASLHSKLNLDDVLTYAHRISYTTFAPPEHGAGLPLRGALPPAPQENEMRMSQLYQFADLDVGVPKSQEAKERTAAEGDATPLFQPSPTQEAAVLPITVPHPHGWRNGALPLEIPLPPPGWKPGDPITLPPDGILAGVKGEEPRASVQQMPVVVPAMVPKAQEPIQVRHVDLDINNSSSSDEYSSDVGSSEEDDED